AATCGTTCACCCGCAGCGCCGAAACCGGCAGCTTCTCGGCCGCGGCGCGGCGGCTGGCGCTGACGCCGGCGGCGGTCAGCCGCAATGTCGCCCAGCTCGAACGCAATCTCGGCGTCCGGCTGTTCCAGCGCAGCACGCGCGGGCTGGCGCTGACCGAAGCCGGCGAGCGGCTGCTGCACGGGCTCGGCGGCGGGCTGGCGCAGATCCACGCAGCGATTGCCGACGTCAGCGCCAACGCCGGCCAGCCGGCCGGGGTACTGAGGCTGGCGGCGGCACCGGGCTTCGGCAGCGAGTACCTGCTGCCGCTGATGCCGGCCTTCCTCGGCCGCTACCCGGCCATCGTGCCGGACTGGGATTTCGACAACCGCCAGGTCGATCTGGTCCGCGACGGCTTCGACGCGGCCGTCGGCGGCGGCATCGAACTGACGCCGGGCGTCGTCGCGCGCGAACTGGCGCGCGTCCACATCGTCGCGGTCGCCGCGCCGGACTATCTGCGCGGCCGGCCGGTGCCGCAGCGGCCGGGCGACCTCGACGGCTGGGACGGCATCCTCCGGCGCTCGCCGCGCACCGGGCGGATCAACAACCGGGCGCTGCGCCATGCCGACGGCACCGAGATGCCGGCGTCGTTGACGCCGCGCATGGTCGTCAACGATCCGGACGCGCTGCGCACCGCGGTGCTGACGGGACTCGGTGTCGGCCTGCTGCCGCTGACGCACGTGCACCGGCAGCTGGCCAGCGGCGCGCTGTGCCGCGTATTGCCCGAGTGGCATACCGACGCCGGCCCGGTGTCGCTGTACTTCGCCAGCCAGAAGCTGCTGCCGGCCAAGACCCGCGCCTTTGTCGACTTCGTCACCGGGTCGTTCCGCGAGCAGGGCTGGGCGCGGCACTTCTCGGCAATCTGACGCTACGGCCATTGTCATAGGTCAATGTCATTGACTATCAATGCGCTTATGCTGGCAGGGTTGACCATCCGGGACGAAGCAATGACACCCACGACCCTGCCCATCCTGCTCGTGACCGGCGTGCTCTGGACCCTCAGCGTCGATCCGGCGTGGTTCGCCCAGACGCACACCGTCTGGACGCTGCGCAAGGAAGCCATCGTGCTCAGCGGCATGCTGTCCTACGTGCTGATGGCGTGGCTGATGCTGCTCGCCAACCGGCCGGCATGGCTCGAACGCCGGCTCGGCGGCCTCGACAAGCTCTACCGGATGCACAAGCACGCCGGCATTGCCGCGGCACTGCTGTTCGCCGCGCACTGGCTGATCAAGCTCGTGCCGAAGTGGCTGGCCGGCTGGGGCTGGATCGCCGCCAAGCCGCGCGGCGGGGGCGGAGGCGGCCAGGCGGCCGATCTCGTCGCCCAGCTGCACGGGCCGGCCAAGCATCTCGGCGAATGGGCGATCTACGCAATGCTGGCGCTGGTCGCGATCGCATTGCTCAAGCGCATTCCCTACCACTGGTTCCGCAAGGTCCACCGGCTGTTCGCGCTGGCCTTTCTCGTCATCACCTTCCACGGCCTGGTGCTGCTGCCGGCGGCGATGTGGCCGACGCCGTTCGGCGCCCTGCTGGCGCTCTGCGCGCTGGCCGGCAGCGTCGCCGCGCTGCGCTCGCTCGCCGGCCGCATCGGCCTCAAGCGCCGGCATCAGGGCACGATCGCCGCGGTCGAACGGCTTGGCGACGACATCGTCGCCTTGTGCTGCAACGTCGATGCCATGCCGCACCGGCCCGGCCAGTTCGCCTACCTGCGCATCGGCAACGGCGAGCCGCATCCGTTCACGATCGTGTCGGCCGGCCTCGACCCGCGCGAGGTTCGCTTCGCGATCAAGGCGCTGGGCGACGATACCCGCGGAATGCAGGCGCTGCGGCCGGGCCAGCCGGTCGTCGTCGAAGGGCCCTACGGCCGCTTCGACTTCGCCGACGAAGGTCACGGCCAGGTCTGGGTCGCCACCGGCATCGGCATCACGCCCTTTCTGTCCCGGCTCGAGTGGCTGGCCGCGAACGGCGGCAGCCGGCAAGCAGTGAGCCTGTTCTACTGCGGCGGCGAGCCGGGCCGCGATCCGTTCGCCGAACGGCTGGTGGCACTTTGCCGGCAAGCCGGCGTGAGCCTGCACTGGATCCAGCGCGGCAGCGACGGGCCGCTGACGCTGGCGAAGATCCTCGCCGACAACCGCCACGCCAGCCAGTCGACGCTGTGGTACTGCGGGGCGCAGGCGCTCGGCGACACGCTGGCCAGAAGCTGGCATGCACTCGGCCTGCCCGAGCGGCGCTTTCGCCGCGAGCTGTTCGCGATGCGCTGAACCATGACAATTTGATCTGAGCCAAGGCTGCCGCCGGCAAGCCGCTTTCTAATGAAGTCATGAGCGGGACGATCGCCATGCGGCCGTCCCCGAACGCAACCTCATCGATCCGGGCCAGCCCGGCAAAGGAGTTCGCCATGTATGACCGCATCCTCGTCCCGGTAGACGGCAGCGACACCAGCAACCACGGCCTGCAGGAAGCGCTGCGCCTCGCCAAGCGTCTCGGCGCCCGGTTGCGGCTGCTGCACGTCGTCGACCCGCAGCTCGTGTACATCGACTTCGGCGGCATGGTCAACGTCAGCGACTATGTCGAGTCGATCCGCGCCGCCGGCCGCGACGTGCTCGCCGAAGCGCTGAAGATCGCCGAAGCCGAAGGCGTGCCGACCGACGCCGAGCTGCGCGAAAAGAACGGCGGTACCGTCGCCGATCTGGTACTCGCCGAAGCGAAGAAATGGGAAGCCGGCATGATCGTCATGGGCACCCACGGCCGCCGCGGCATCCGTCATCTGGTGATGGGCAGCGACGCGATGGGCGTCGTGCGTGACGCGACGATTCCGGTCGTCATGGTGCGCGATCCGGCCGCCCGATAAGTGCGGCAACAGGCGGGCCGCACGGCCCGCCCTTTGCCGAGGCTGCCCCGATGCCGTTCACGCGGCGGGCTCGGCAAGACCGGCAAAACGGTGCCGGCGGCATGCGGCCTAAGATGGGCGTTTCCGTCCGGAACCCTGTCCATGCAAGCCTTCCGCACCATCCAGTCCCGGCTCGCGCACCCCGTCACCTGGCTCTTCTACGGCGACAGCATCACCCACGGCATCGTCCACACCTTCGGCGCGCGATCGTTCAGCGAGCACTTCAACGAACGCGTCCGCTTCGAGCTCGACCGGCAGGACGACGTCGTCATCAACACCGCGTTTTCCGGCTACACCACCCGCCAGCTGCTGCTGCACTTTCCTGCCCGCGTCGCCCGTTTCAGGCCCGACGTCGTGCTGCTGATGGCCGGGCTGAACGACTGCAACCATGACCCGGCCGACGGCCAACTGGTGCCGCTCGACGAATTCCGCGCCAACCTGCTGGCGATGATCGCCGCGGTGCGCGACTGGGGCGGCGACGTCGTGCTGCAGACGTCGACACCGGTGCTGGCCGGGCTGATCCCGGCGCGCAGCCTGCACCTGCCGGCGTACAACGACTGCGTGCGCACGCTGGCCGCCGAGACCGGCGCGCCGCTGGTCGACCATGCCCGGGTCTGGGAGCGCCAGGACAACGGCTGGCTGTACGCCGACGTCTACCACCCGAACGCGCACGGCCACCTGCTGCTCGCGCGCACGCTGTTCGGCGCCCTCGGCCTCGGTCAGCCGGCCGCGGCTTCCGAGCGCTTTTTCGTCCCCGGCTGATCGCTGGACGCGCCTCCGGGCGCCGGGTGCGTCAGCCGCGCCGGGCCGCCTCGATCGTGGCGATGTCGATCCTGGTCATGCCCATCATGGCTTCAAACGCGCGCCCGGCCGCGGCCGGATCAGGATCGGCAATCGCCGCCGTCAAGGCGCGGGGCGTGATCTGCCACGACAGGCCCCACTTGTCCTTGCACCAGCCGCAGGCGCTTTCCTGGCCGCCGTTGCCGACGATCGCGTTCCACAGACGGTCCGTCTCGGCCTGGTCGTCGGTCGCGACCTGGAACGAGAAGGCCTCGTTGTGCCTGAACGCCGGCCCGCCGTTCAGGCCGAGGCAGGGGATGCCCAGCACGGTGAATCCGACGGTCAGGACGTCGCCCTGCTTGCCCGCGGGATAGTCGCCGGGCGCGCGGAGGATCGTACCTACCGCGCTGTCCGGAAACGTCCGGGCGTAGAACTCTGCAGCATCCAGCGCGGTGCCGTCGTACCACAGGCAAATCGTGTTCTTGCTGACCATGTCGGTACTCCTGAAGTGTCGGGGGCGACGGATCATCCCTGCCCATCGCTATCAGTATGTCGCCGATCGCGGCTTGCGGAAGGGACGGGCATGACCGGCGGCGTGCGGGTCATCCCAATTTTTACTGTTGCACAATACAACCATAACGTCATCATCTGCGCCGTGGAGCATGCTTCGCGCTGTTCACCATCAATCGAACCGGTAAAAGGATGTCGTCATGAACGTGCAACCGTACGTTTTTTTCAATGGCAACTGCGAAGAGGCGATCCGCTTCTATTCGCAAGCGATCGGCGCAAAGCTCGCATTCATCTCCTATTTCCGCGACATGCCTGACGATGCGGGCATGCCCGTCCGGGAAGGCTGGCAGGACAAGGTCATGCACGCCAACTTTGTCGTCGGCAGAAGCACCATCATGGCCGCCGACTGCGACGAAAGTGGTACGGAGCACAAAGGCTTCCAGCTCTCCCTCGATGCCGACGACTTTGCCCAGGGGCTGTCGCTGTTCAACGCGCTGGCGCAGAACGGCACCGTGCTCATGCCCTACCAGGCGACGTTCTGGGCGGAAGGCTTCGGGATGCTGGTCGACCGGTTCGGCATCCCCTGGATGATCAACGTCGAAAAATAAGCGCAGTTGCAACTTCCCTCTTCCATCAAAGTGACCAATCCAATGAAAAAGATTCTTGCCCTCGTTGCAACAGCCCTCGTCCTCTCGTCGTTCAGCTCCTTTGCGCTGGCCGACAACTGGAAACTGCTCGGCGAGCGAACGGTGCGCCTGGCCGCCGATCATGACGAAATCATCGTCACGGCAGGCGCCGGTGACTTCAAGGCACTGCAGCTGCGCACCCGCGAACGCGCCATCGAAATGCTGGACATGACGGTAGTTTATTCCACTGGCGGCCGGGACGTCCTGCCGATGCGCTTTGTCATCCCGGCCAACGGCGCCAGCCGGGTCCTCGATCTGCGGGGGCACGACCGCAACGTCCGCAAGGTCATCCTTCGCTACACGACCCGCCCGGGCTCGGTCGAACGGGCCTTCGTGGCGCTCTGGGGCCTGAACGACTGACGGCGACCGCCTTCCCCGACCCCGAAGCCCGGCAGGTTCCACTTGCCGGGCTTTTCCGTTTTGGGGAGCAGGCAACGATCGCGCAACAGGCGCCAGCCTAGAACTGGCGGCGCATCATGCTTTCAACGTAATCCAGGAAGCACGCGATCCGTGATGCGAGCTGGGTATTGCGGTAATAGACCGCATGGATGGGCTGGCAGACGTCGAGCGCCTCGTCCGCAAGCAGCTCGACCAGCTCGCCCCGCTCCCGCGCCGCAGCGGCCATGAAGTCCGACAGGCAGACGATGCCCTCGCCGGCCAGCGCCAGATGCAGCAGCGTTTCGCCGCTCGACGCCGCCACGGCCGGGCGGATGTGCACGTCGTTGCCGGCGTCGTCGCGCAGCGGCCAGCGGTTCAGCAGGTCGATCCGGCTGAAGCCGAGCAGGCTATGCCCGGCCAGATCGGCCACGCTGGCCGGCGTGCCGTGCGCGGCCAGATACGCCGGGCTCGCCAGCACGCGGATCCGGCTGCGGCCCAGCGGCCTTGCGTGCAGGGTCGAATCGCGCAGCGTGCCGATGCGGATCGCCACGTCGGTGCGGTCCTCGATCAGGTCGATGAACTGGTCGTTGGTATTGAGTTCGAGCTGGATCTGCGGGTAGCGGCGGCGGAACTCGCCGACCAGCGGCACGATCACGTGCAGCATGAACGACGATGCGGCGTTGACGCGCAAGAGCCCGGCCGGCTGCTGGCGGCGCTGCGCCATCTGTTCCTCGGCGGCGTCGACCGCGGCGAGGATGCCGCAGGCGTGCGTCAGGAAGGCCTGCCCTTCCTCGGTCAGCTCGATCCGCCGGGTCGTCCGGTGCAGCAAGGTGGTGTCGAGCTTGGTTTCCAGCCTTGCCAGCGCCCGGCTGACGCCCGAGACCGTCTGGCCGAGCTGGACCGCGGCGGCGCTGATCGAACCGGCGTCGACCACGCGGACAAAGGCCTGCAATTCGTCGAGCGTCGTTTTCATTGTTGATTTTCAGTCAAATATCTTATCCACACACCTATCTTAATCTGCAAATGTAAAACCGGGACACTGCGGGGCATTGCTTCACGGCATCCATCACGGAGTAACACCATGCCCCTTGCCCTGTTCGCGCTGACAATCAGCGCCTTTGCCATCGGCACGACGGAGTTCGTCATCGTCGGGCTGATTCCGACCATCGCCGCCGACCTGCACGTCAGCCTGCCCTCGGCCGGGCTGCTGGTCAGCCTGTACGCACTCGGCGTCGCCATCGGCGCACCGATCCTGACCGCACTGTCCGGCAAGCTGCCGCGCAAGACGCTGCTGCTGGCGCTGATGGCGCTGTTCACCGTCGGCAACCTGCTGGCCTGGCGCGCGCCCGGCTACGAATCGCTGATCGTCGCCCGCATCCTCACCGGGCTGGCGCACGGCGTGTTCTTCTCGATCGGCTCGACCATCGCCACCAGCCTGGTGCCGAAGGAAAAGGCCGCCAGCGCCATCGCGATCATGTTCACCGGCCTGACCGTCGCCCTCGTCACCGGCGTGCCGCTGGGCACCTTCATCGGCCAGCATTTCGGCTGGCGCGAAACCTTCCTTGCCGTGTCGCTGCTCGGCGTGATCGCCGTCGCCGGCATCGCCGCGCTGCTGCCGAACACCATCCGCAACACGCCGCCGGCACCGGTGCTGCAGCAGCTGCAGGTGCTCGGCCAGCCGCGGCTGCTGATCGCCTATGCGATGACAGCGGTCGGCTACGGCGGCTCGTTCACCGCCTTCACCTTCCTCGCGCCGATCCTGCAGGACGTGGCCGGCTTCAGCGGCAACGCGGTCAGTCTGGTGATGCTGGTTTACGGCGTCGCGGTCGCCTTCGGCAATCTGTGGGGCGGCAAGCTGGCCGACCGTCACGGCCCGATCGCCTCGCTCAAGCTGATCTTCCTGCTGCTCGCCGTCGTGCTGCTGGCACTGACGTTCACCGCCACCAGCCAATGGCTGATCGTCGCCACCATCCTCGCCTGGGGCGTGGTCGCCTTCGGCAACGTGCCGGCTCTGCAGGTCTACGTCGTCAAGCAGGCCGAGCACTACACCCCGCACGCCGTCGACGTCGCCTCGGGCCTGAACATCGCCGCATTCAACGTCGGCATCGCGATCGGCGCCTCGGTCGGCGGGCTGATCGTCGAGCACCTCGGCCTGATGCATACGCCGTGGATCGGCGCGCTGATCGTGCTCGGCGCCTTCGGCCTGACCGTACTGAGCGGCCGCCTCGATCGCCGCACCGCACCCGCCCCGACCCTGCAGCCGGCCACCGCCGACTGCTGATCAAACCCCGCACCATCGACCCCATATCGGAGAACACAGATGAACACCATGCCCGCCATCGGCCTCGGCACCTTCCGCCTGCAAGGCCAGACCGTCATCGACTCGGTCCGCACCGGCCTCGAACTCGGCTACCGCCACGTCGACACCGCACAGATCTACGGCAACGAGGCCGACGTTGGCCTGGCGATTGCCGAGAGCGGCATCGCCCGCGACCAGTTGTTCGTCACCACCAAGATCTGGACGGCATCGCTGAGCCGCGATGCGCTGCTTCCCAGCCTGAAGGACAGCCTCGCCAAATTGCGCATGGATCAGGTCGACCTGACGCTGATCCACTGGCCGTCACCGGCCGACGCGATTCCGGTTGCCCAATACATGGCTGCACTGCTGGAGGCGAAACAACAAGGGCTGACCCGCGCAATCGGCGTGTCGAACTTCACCATCGCCCATCTGCAGCAGGCCATCGCCGCGGTCGGCGCCGACAATATCGCCACCTTGCAGATCGAGATCCACCCCTTCCTGCAGAACCGCAAGCTGGCCGACTTTGCCCGCGCCAACGGCATCCACCTGACCGCCTATATGCCGCTCGCCTACGGCAAGGTGATGCACGACCCGGTGATTGCCGGCATTGCCGAACGGCACGGCAGCAGCGCCGCACAGGTGGCGCTGGCGTGGTCGCTGCAGCAGGGCTTTGCGGTGATTCCGTCGTCGACGCGGCGTGCCAATCTGGCCACCAATCTGCAGGCCGGATCGCTGCGGCTGAGCGACGATGACATGGCGGCGATCGCCATGCTCGACCGCGGCGAGCGGCTCGCCAACCCGGACTTTGCGCCGCACTGGGACTGACACGCCTCAGGGCAAGACCCTGATCGCCCGGCGGCGATCATGGCCGTGATGCCCTCAGCCCGAACGTTGCGCGGCCAGCAGCAGGAACATCGGCCGCTCGCGTTCCTCCGCCAGTTCGGGTCGGGCGGCGATTTGCGCATCGGTCGGCGCCCACTCCTCGACATGGCTGATCGTGAAGCCCTGCGCCAGCAGGGTATTGATCCAGGTGCCGATGCTGCGGTGATGCTTGATCACGCCATCGGCCAGCCAGTTCGTCGTGCGTACGCCCTCGACCGAATAGCCGTCGACCGGCCAGGTCTTGCGCCCCGCGGCATCGGTCAGCCAGCCCGGCGCGCTCGGCGCCATGTAGATCGGGTGCTCGACCGAGAACACCACCCGCGCACCGGGCACGAGGGCGCGATGCAGCCGGGCCAGCAGGCCGGCGATGTCCTCGACGTAATGCAGCGCCAGCGCGCTGTAGGCGAAGTCGAAGCCCGCATCCGGCAGCGCCAGATTGTCCAGATCGGCCCGCACGTAGGACACCGCGGCCTCGGTGGTCGCCGATCTCGCCCGTGCCAGCATGTTCTCCGACACATCGAGCCCCAGCACCTGCGCCGCGCCCTGCCCGGCAGCCCAGCGGCAGAACCAGCCGAAACCGCAACCGAGATCGACCACGCGCAGCCCGTGCAGACCGGGAATCAGCGCCCGCAGCGACGGCCACTCCGCCGCGCCGGCCAGGCCGTCGACCGAGCGGCCAAGCCGGCTGTAGCCCTCGAAGAAGGCCGGGGTGTCGTAAATATTCTGTGCCATCGGTGTTCCTTTTCAATGCCGGCAAACCGCCCGGCGCGGTCAGCCCGTCAGTCAGCCCGTGCGTAGCGCGGCCAGCGCCAGTCCGGCCACCGCCAGTGCGGTATCCGGCCCCGTGTCGTCCTCCAGATGCCATGCCGCAGACAGGCCGGCCCACGCGGCAACCCACGCATGCAGGCGCCGGCGATCCAGACCGGCCGCCTCGGCGATCACCGCGACCTGCCGGTTCAGCCGTCCCGGCGAGGTCGCCAGATCATGGTCGGGGTTGCAAAGGATGTTGGCGAAATCGAAGCCGCGTTCGCCGATCAGCCCCTTGGGGTCGATCGCCAGCCAGCCTCGCGTACCGGCATCCAGCACATTGCCGTGATGGAGATCGCCGTGGAGGACAACGGTGTCCTGCTGCGCGCCAAGCAGATCGGCGGCCACCGCGCCGGCCTCGCGGAAGACCCCGCCGCGCGTCCCGGCAGCCTGCGCCAGTGATGCGAACCACGCCGACAAGGGCACCAGGTCCGGCCGGGGACGCGATTGTGGCGCGTGCAGCCGCGCGGCAACATCGCAAATAATGCGACTTGCCGCGTCGTCCTGGCCGTTGCGGGCCATGCAGGGCAGCGATCGCCGGCCGGTCGCGTGCTCGAGCAGGATGGCGTCGGCATCGTGGGCCAGCACGCGCGCCGCGCCCCGGCCGCGCCACCAGACCATCAGTTGCCCGCCCCGGCGCTCCTCCGGCACCAGCGCCACCTTCAGCATCGCGGGTTCGCCATTGCGCCAGACCGCCTGCAGCCAGCCGGACCCGGTGCACCACGGCGCGCCCCGGGCGGTCAGATGCCAGCGCGTAAGGCAGGCCTGCAGCCTTGCCGGCCCTTCGGCGTCTTCCGCTTCATTCATGGTTTTTTCCCTAGCCCGACCATGCCCAGCCGGGCATCAGGCGGTTTCGCAGTGTTTCGGCACCTGCCGGGACAGTACATGAAAACTGGCGGAGTGATCCTTGAGTTCGCAGCGGTTGCCGTCCGGATCGCTGAAGCAGCCGACCACGCCCCAGTCCAGCCGCAGCACCTCGACGTCGATGCCCTGGCACCTCAGCAAGCCGGCGGCGGCATCGACGTCGCTGACGTTGAAGCGCAGGATGGTCGGGTTCTCGTCGATCGGCTTCGGCCCGCGCCGGCCCACACCGCCGGACTCGATCATCAGATAGGCGCCACCAAGGTCGAGCGTGACCAGCCCCGGCCTGGCGACAACCGCCGGCAGCGCCAGCCGGTCACGGTAGAACGCCACGCACGCGTCGAAGCGTTCGGTGAACAGGATGATGCCCGGCAACTCAAACTGCATGGGCAGCCACCGCCGGTACGTCGTGGAAGACGCCCATGTCGGCGTGGACTCCCAGCTGCTGCATGAACGCCGCGGCATCGAACCTCGTTTCGGCGTAATGCTGCTCGATCACCTGCCTGGCCGCCGCCAGCGCCGCCGCATCGGCCCATTCGATCACCGTCACCACCTGCTGCGGATTTCCGGCGCGCGTCAGCACGCGCTGGAACCGGTGCCCCGGCTGCAGCGCCAGCAAGCGGTTGGTCTGTTCGACGCGCGCCAGGAACACGGCCAGCGCGGCCTCGGGAACGGTGAAACGGTCGACGCGATAGACCGCATTTCCGGCTTGGTTCGACATGCTGAGACTCCGTTGTGCGCAGCCCGATCGGCTGCAATAATCACAGCGTAAAATCTCAAGTTAAGTTGAGGTCAAGAGAAAATGACGATCGCACCGCCCCATCCGTCCGGCCTGCCATCGACGCTGTCGGTCGGCGAGGTCGCGCGCCGCAGCGGCGTCGCCGTTTCGGCGCTGCATTTCTACGAGAGCAAGGGGCTGATCAGCAGCCAGCGCACGCAGGGGCAGCAGCGTCGCTATACCCGCGACGTGCTGCGCCGCGTTGCGGTGATCCGCGTCGCGCAACGCGTCGGCATCCCGCTGGCCCGGATCGCCGAAGCGCTGGCGACGCTGCCGGCCACCGCCGCACCGAGCCGCGACGACTGGGTACGGCTTTCCGCGATGTGGCGTGCCGATCTCGACGCCCGGATCGCGCAGCTGCACGCGCTGCGCGACCATCTCGACGACTGCATCGGCTGCGGCTGCCTGTCGATCGAGCATTGCCGGCTGCGCAATCCCAACGACACCCTTGGGGCCCAGGGTCCGGGGGCACGGCATCTGGACCCCGAAACGGTTGCGGACGCGGCACCGCGCGCTTGAACCGGCTTTCAGCAGCCATGAGCGCCCCGGGCCGGCCGGGGCGCGGTATCGTCAGGCCGCGAGGTGATGCGCGTGAAAGCGCAGATGGTCCTCGATGAAGCTGGCGATGAAGTAGTAGCTGTGGTCATAGCCGGGCTGGCGCCGCAAGGTCAGCGGCCAGTCGTTCCGGCGCGCGATGACGGCGAGCGCATCGGGCTGGAGCTGCTCCGGCATGAACCCGTCCTGCTCGCCCTGGTCGACGAGCATCGGCAGCCGCTCGAGCGCCAGGCCGAGCTGGTGGCAGCTGTCGTACGCCAGCCAGCTGTTGCGGTCCTCGCCCAGATAATGCGCAAAGGCCTTCTGGCCCCACGGCACCTGGCTCGGATTGACGATGGGCGCGAACGCCGACACCGAGCTGTAGCGCCCCGGATTGCGCAGCGCGATCATCAGCGCGCCGTGTCCCCCCATCGAATGGCCGCTGATCGCGCGCTGCTGCGTCACCGGGAAGTGGGCTTCGACCAGCGCCGGCAGTTCGTCGACCACGTAGTCGTACATCCGGTAATGCGCGGCCCACGGCGCCTGCGTCGCGTTGACGTAAAACCCCGCGCCCTGGCCCAGATCGTAACTGTCGGCATCGGCAACGCCGTCGCCGCGCGGGCTGGTATCGGGCATCACCAGCGCCAGCCCCAGTTCGGCCGCCACACGCTGCGCGCCGGCCTTGGTGGCGAAGTTCTCGTCGGTACAGGTCAGCCCGGACAGCCAGTAGAGCACAGGCACCGTACCGCCCTGTGCCTGCGGCGGCAGATAGATCGCAAAGGTCATCACCGTGCCGGTGGCGGTCGAGCGGTGGCGGTAGCGCTTGTGCCAGCCGCCGAACGCGCAGTTGCTCGAGAGCAGTTCCAGGGTATCGGCCATGGCCATTACTTTGCGTAGTGGATGACGGAACGGATCGACTTGCCTTCGTGCATCAGGTCGAACGCGGTGTTGATGTCCTCGAGCGGCATCGTGTGGGTGATGAAATCGTCGAGGCGGAACTCGCCCTTCAGGTAGCGCTCGACGTAATCGGGCAGTTCGGAACGGCCACGCACGCCGCCGAAGGCCGAACCGCGCCAGACGCGGCCGGTGACCAGCTGGAACGGCCGGGTGCTGATTTCCTCGCCCGCGGCGGCAACACCGATGATCACCGACTCGCCCCAGCCCTTGTGGCAGCACTCGAGCGCCGAGCGCATCACCTTGACGTTGCCGATGCATTCGAACGAGAAATCGACGCCGCCGTCGGTCATCGCAACGATCACGTCCTGGATCGGCTGGTCGAACTCGTTCGGGTTGATCAGGTCGGTTGCGCCGAGCTGCCTGGCCAGCTCGAACTTGCTGGTGTTGATGTCGATGCCGATGATGCGCGACGCGCCGGCCATTCTGGCGCCGATCACCGCCGACAGGCCGATGCCGCCGAGGCCGAAGATCGCCACCGTGTCGCCGGCCTTGACCTTGGCGGTATTCATCACCGCGCCCATGCCGGTGGTGACGCCGCAACCGAGCAGGCAGACCTCCTCGAGCGGCGCGGTCTTGTTGATCTTGGCGAGCGCGATTTCCGGCAGCACCGTGTATTCGGAGAACGTCGACGTGCCCATGTAGTGGTAGATCGGCTTG
This window of the Jeongeupia sp. USM3 genome carries:
- a CDS encoding LysR family transcriptional regulator, coding for METLANLESFTRSAETGSFSAAARRLALTPAAVSRNVAQLERNLGVRLFQRSTRGLALTEAGERLLHGLGGGLAQIHAAIADVSANAGQPAGVLRLAAAPGFGSEYLLPLMPAFLGRYPAIVPDWDFDNRQVDLVRDGFDAAVGGGIELTPGVVARELARVHIVAVAAPDYLRGRPVPQRPGDLDGWDGILRRSPRTGRINNRALRHADGTEMPASLTPRMVVNDPDALRTAVLTGLGVGLLPLTHVHRQLASGALCRVLPEWHTDAGPVSLYFASQKLLPAKTRAFVDFVTGSFREQGWARHFSAI
- a CDS encoding ferric reductase-like transmembrane domain-containing protein, giving the protein MTPTTLPILLVTGVLWTLSVDPAWFAQTHTVWTLRKEAIVLSGMLSYVLMAWLMLLANRPAWLERRLGGLDKLYRMHKHAGIAAALLFAAHWLIKLVPKWLAGWGWIAAKPRGGGGGGQAADLVAQLHGPAKHLGEWAIYAMLALVAIALLKRIPYHWFRKVHRLFALAFLVITFHGLVLLPAAMWPTPFGALLALCALAGSVAALRSLAGRIGLKRRHQGTIAAVERLGDDIVALCCNVDAMPHRPGQFAYLRIGNGEPHPFTIVSAGLDPREVRFAIKALGDDTRGMQALRPGQPVVVEGPYGRFDFADEGHGQVWVATGIGITPFLSRLEWLAANGGSRQAVSLFYCGGEPGRDPFAERLVALCRQAGVSLHWIQRGSDGPLTLAKILADNRHASQSTLWYCGAQALGDTLARSWHALGLPERRFRRELFAMR
- a CDS encoding universal stress protein, with the protein product MYDRILVPVDGSDTSNHGLQEALRLAKRLGARLRLLHVVDPQLVYIDFGGMVNVSDYVESIRAAGRDVLAEALKIAEAEGVPTDAELREKNGGTVADLVLAEAKKWEAGMIVMGTHGRRGIRHLVMGSDAMGVVRDATIPVVMVRDPAAR
- a CDS encoding SGNH/GDSL hydrolase family protein translates to MQAFRTIQSRLAHPVTWLFYGDSITHGIVHTFGARSFSEHFNERVRFELDRQDDVVINTAFSGYTTRQLLLHFPARVARFRPDVVLLMAGLNDCNHDPADGQLVPLDEFRANLLAMIAAVRDWGGDVVLQTSTPVLAGLIPARSLHLPAYNDCVRTLAAETGAPLVDHARVWERQDNGWLYADVYHPNAHGHLLLARTLFGALGLGQPAAASERFFVPG
- a CDS encoding VOC family protein produces the protein MVSKNTICLWYDGTALDAAEFYARTFPDSAVGTILRAPGDYPAGKQGDVLTVGFTVLGIPCLGLNGGPAFRHNEAFSFQVATDDQAETDRLWNAIVGNGGQESACGWCKDKWGLSWQITPRALTAAIADPDPAAAGRAFEAMMGMTRIDIATIEAARRG
- a CDS encoding VOC family protein → MNVQPYVFFNGNCEEAIRFYSQAIGAKLAFISYFRDMPDDAGMPVREGWQDKVMHANFVVGRSTIMAADCDESGTEHKGFQLSLDADDFAQGLSLFNALAQNGTVLMPYQATFWAEGFGMLVDRFGIPWMINVEK
- a CDS encoding LysR family transcriptional regulator — translated: MKTTLDELQAFVRVVDAGSISAAAVQLGQTVSGVSRALARLETKLDTTLLHRTTRRIELTEEGQAFLTHACGILAAVDAAEEQMAQRRQQPAGLLRVNAASSFMLHVIVPLVGEFRRRYPQIQLELNTNDQFIDLIEDRTDVAIRIGTLRDSTLHARPLGRSRIRVLASPAYLAAHGTPASVADLAGHSLLGFSRIDLLNRWPLRDDAGNDVHIRPAVAASSGETLLHLALAGEGIVCLSDFMAAAARERGELVELLADEALDVCQPIHAVYYRNTQLASRIACFLDYVESMMRRQF
- a CDS encoding MFS transporter, producing the protein MPLALFALTISAFAIGTTEFVIVGLIPTIAADLHVSLPSAGLLVSLYALGVAIGAPILTALSGKLPRKTLLLALMALFTVGNLLAWRAPGYESLIVARILTGLAHGVFFSIGSTIATSLVPKEKAASAIAIMFTGLTVALVTGVPLGTFIGQHFGWRETFLAVSLLGVIAVAGIAALLPNTIRNTPPAPVLQQLQVLGQPRLLIAYAMTAVGYGGSFTAFTFLAPILQDVAGFSGNAVSLVMLVYGVAVAFGNLWGGKLADRHGPIASLKLIFLLLAVVLLALTFTATSQWLIVATILAWGVVAFGNVPALQVYVVKQAEHYTPHAVDVASGLNIAAFNVGIAIGASVGGLIVEHLGLMHTPWIGALIVLGAFGLTVLSGRLDRRTAPAPTLQPATADC
- the dkgB gene encoding 2,5-didehydrogluconate reductase DkgB; its protein translation is MNTMPAIGLGTFRLQGQTVIDSVRTGLELGYRHVDTAQIYGNEADVGLAIAESGIARDQLFVTTKIWTASLSRDALLPSLKDSLAKLRMDQVDLTLIHWPSPADAIPVAQYMAALLEAKQQGLTRAIGVSNFTIAHLQQAIAAVGADNIATLQIEIHPFLQNRKLADFARANGIHLTAYMPLAYGKVMHDPVIAGIAERHGSSAAQVALAWSLQQGFAVIPSSTRRANLATNLQAGSLRLSDDDMAAIAMLDRGERLANPDFAPHWD